The Glycine soja cultivar W05 chromosome 3, ASM419377v2, whole genome shotgun sequence genome window below encodes:
- the LOC114407672 gene encoding WD repeat-containing protein 48-like isoform X3, translating to MHRVGSASNGNNSTRPRKEKRLTYVLNDSDDIKHCAGINCLALLTSAASDGSDYLFTGSRDGRLKRWALGVDRATCLATFESHVDWVNDAVLVGDSTLVSCSSDTTLKTWNALSFGTCTRTLRQHSDYVTCLTAAEKNNNIVASGGLGGEVFIWDIEAALAPVSKCNDDTVDESSNGINGSGNLLPLTSLRTINSSDNMSMHTTQTQGYIPIAAKGHKDSVYALAMNESGTILVSGGTEKVVRVWDTRSGSKTLKLRGHTDNIRALLLDSSGRYCLSGSSDSMIRLWDIGQQRCVHSYAVHTDSVWALASTPAFSHVYSGGRDFSLYLTDLQTRESSLLCTGEHPILQLALHDDSIWVATTDSSVHRWPAEGCNPQKIFLRGNSFLAGNLSFSRARVSLEGSTPVPVYKEPTLTILGTPAIVQHEVLNNKRHVLTKDVSGSVKLWEITKGVVIEDYGKVSFEEKKEELFEMVSISAWFTVDTRLGSLSVHLDTPQCFSAEMYSADLNIVGKPEDDKVNLARETLKGLLAHWLRKRKQRMGSPAPANGELLSGKDISSRSSTHSRIEADGSSENDAMVYPPFEFSVTSPPSIITEGSHGGPWRKKITDLDGTKDEKDFPWWCLDCVLNNRLPPRENTKCSFYLQPCEGSSVQILTQGKLSAPRILRIHKVVNYVIEKMLLDKPLDSLSAEGSIAPGLTGSQSQHQAVGDGSFRSGFQPSQKLKPSIEILCNNQVLSPEMSLATVRAYIWKKSDDLVLNYRLVQGS from the exons ATGCACCGCGTGGGTAGTGCAAGTAATGGAAACAATTCAACTCGCCCTCGTAAGGAGAAGAGATTAACCTACGTGTTGAATGATTCTGATGACATAAAG CATTGTGCAGGCATAAATTGTCTGGCTCTACTTACGTCTGCGGCATCTGATGGGTCTGATTATCTCTTCACCGGCAGCCGTGATGGCAGGTTAAAACGATGGGCACTAGGTGTGGATAGAGCAACATGCTTGGCTACTTTTGAATCTCATGTCGATTGG GTTAATGATGCTGTTCTTGTTGGTGATAGTACACTTGTTTCTTGTTCTTCAGATACAACCCTTAAG ACATGGAATGCCTTGTCCTTTGGAACCTGCACTAGGACTCTCCGGCAACACTCTGACTATGTTACTTGCCTCACAGCAgcagaaaaaaat AACAATATTGTTGCCTCTGGTGGCCTTGGTGGGGAGGTTTTTATATGGGATATCGAGGCTGCCCTCGCTCCAGTCTCTAAGTGTAATGATGATACAGTTGATGAATCTTCAAATGGTATCAATGGTTCTGGCAACTTACTACCATTGACATCCTTGCGTACTATTAACTCAAGCGACAATATGTCTATGCACACCACTCAAACTCAGGGATACATTCCAATTGCTGCCAAAGGCCATAAAGATTCTGTTTATGCACTGGCTATGAATGAAAGTGGAACAATTCTTGTCTCTGGTGGCACAGAAAAG GTTGTGCGTGTCTGGGACACAAGATCAGGATCAAAGACTCTAAAGCTAAGAGGGCATACAGATAACATCAGGGCTCTGCTTCTGGATTCTAGTGGCAG ATATTGTTTATCAGGATCTTCAGACTCTATGATAAG GCTTTGGGATATAGGTCAGCAGAGATGTGTGCATTCTTATGCAGTTCATACAGATTCTGTTTGGGCACTCGCCAGCACCCCAGCATTTAGTCATGTTTATAGTGGCGGGAGAGACTTTTCA TTATACTTGACAGATTTGCAAACTAGAGAGAGTAGTTTGCTTTGCACAGGCGAGCACCCTATTCTTCAATTGGCTTTGCATGATGATAGCATATGGGTTGCAACAACAGACTCTTCAGTTCATAGATGGCCAGCTGAAGGATGCAACCCTCAAAAGATTTTCCTGAGAGGCAATTCTTTTTTAGCTGGAAACTTATCCTTTTCAAGAGCAAGAGTGTCACTAGAAGGATCTACTCCT GTTCCTGTATATAAAGAACCTACCTTAACTATCTTGGGTACACCTGCAATAGTACAGCATGAAGTCTTGAATAATAAGAGGCATGTGCTGACGAAG GATGTGTCTGGTTCTGTGAAGCTGTGGGAGATTACCAAAGGTGTTGTGATTGAAGATTATGGAAAG GTTTCATTTGAGGAGAAAAAGGAAGAGCTATTTGAGATG GTTAGCATTTCTGCATGGTTCACAGTGGATACCAGGCTTGGAAGCTTGTCAGTCCATTTGGACACTCCCCAATGTTTTTCAGCAGAGATGTATTCAGCTGATCTTAACATTGTAGGCAAGCCTGAAGATGATAAG GTTAATTTGGCTCGAGAAACCCTTAAAGGGCTACTGGCTCATTGGTTGAGAAAACGAAAGCAAAGAATGGGATCCCCAGCTCCAGCTAATGGAGAATTATTATCTGGAAAGGATATTTCTTCTAGAAGTAGTACCCATTCAAGAATTGAGGCTGATGGTAGTTCTGAGAATGATGCTATGGTTTATCCTCCATTTGAATTCTCAGTTACTTCCCCTCCTTCCATTATTACTGAGGGCTCTCATGGAGGtccatggagaaaaaaaattactgattTAGATGGAACCAAGGATGAGAAAGACTTTCCCTGGTGGTGTCTGGACTGCGTTTTGAATAATCGGTTACCTCCCAGAGAAAATACTAA ATGCAGTTTCTATTTGCAACCATGTGAAGGCTCTTCAGTCCAGATCCTCACACAAGGGAAGCTAAGTGCCCCACGTATTTTAAGAATTCACAAA GTTGTTAATTATGTAATAGAGAAGATGTTGCTTGACAAACCTTTGGATAGCTTAAGTGCTGAAGGTAGTATTGCCCCTGGTCTTACTGGGTCACAGTCACAGCATCAAGCAGTTGGGGATGGATCTTTTCGATCTGGATTTCAACCATCGCAAAAGCTTAAACCTTCTATTGAAATATTGTGCAACAACCAG GTGCTGTCTCCTGAAATGAGCTTAGCCACAGTGCGAGCTTATATATGGAAGAAATCAGATGACTTGGTTCTAAATTACAGACTAGTTCAAGGCAGTTGA
- the LOC114405577 gene encoding benzyl alcohol O-benzoyltransferase-like, with the protein MASSSSFPSLMFAVRRCQPELVAPAIPSTPHELKPPLSDIDDQEGLRFLVPMIQIYRNEPSMAEKDPAKVIRQALAKTLVFYHPFEGRLREEPDRKLMVDCTGDGALFIEAHVDITLDQIGDALQPPLIIPMLPRIYIV; encoded by the coding sequence ATGGCCTCGTCTTCTTCCTTTCCCTCTCTAATGTTTGCAGTGCGGAGATGCCAACCTGAGTTGGTGGCTCCTGCTATACCCAGTACTCCCCATGAACTTAAACCACCATTATCCGACATAGATGATCAAGAAGGTCTTCGTTTCCTCGTTCCAATGATTCAGATTTATCGAAACGAGCCATCGATGGCAGAGAAAGACCCAGCTAAAGTCATTCGACAAGCACTCGCAAAAACACTTGTGTTTTATCACCCATTTGAAGGTAGGCTTAGGGAGGAGCCTGACCGAAAATTGATGGTGGATTGTACTGGGGATGGTGCCTTGTTCATCGAAGCTCATGTTGACATAACACTTGATCAGATTGGTGATGCACTCCAACCTCCATTGATCATTCCCATGCTTCCAAGAATttatattgtttga
- the LOC114407672 gene encoding WD repeat-containing protein 48-like isoform X2, protein MVIPNVSAMHRVGSASNGNNSTRPRKEKRLTYVLNDSDDIKHCAGINCLALLTSAASDGSDYLFTGSRDGRLKRWALGVDRATCLATFESHVDWVNDAVLVGDSTLVSCSSDTTLKTWNALSFGTCTRTLRQHSDYVTCLTAAEKNNNIVASGGLGGEVFIWDIEAALAPVSKCNDDTVDESSNGINGSGNLLPLTSLRTINSSDNMSMHTTQTQGYIPIAAKGHKDSVYALAMNESGTILVSGGTEKVVRVWDTRSGSKTLKLRGHTDNIRALLLDSSGRYCLSGSSDSMIRLWDIGQQRCVHSYAVHTDSVWALASTPAFSHVYSGGRDFSLYLTDLQTRESSLLCTGEHPILQLALHDDSIWVATTDSSVHRWPAEGCNPQKIFLRGNSFLAGNLSFSRARVSLEGSTPVPVYKEPTLTILGTPAIVQHEVLNNKRHVLTKDVSGSVKLWEITKGVVIEDYGKVSFEEKKEELFEMVSISAWFTVDTRLGSLSVHLDTPQCFSAEMYSADLNIVGKPEDDKVNLARETLKGLLAHWLRKRKQRMGSPAPANGELLSGKDISSRSSTHSRIEADGSSENDAMVYPPFEFSVTSPPSIITEGSHGGPWRKKITDLDGTKDEKDFPWWCLDCVLNNRLPPRENTKCSFYLQPCEGSSVQILTQGKLSAPRILRIHKVVNYVIEKMLLDKPLDSLSAEGSIAPGLTGSQSQHQAVGDGSFRSGFQPSQKLKPSIEILCNNQVLSPEMSLATVRAYIWKKSDDLVLNYRLVQGS, encoded by the exons ATGGTTATACCTAACG TTTCTGCAATGCACCGCGTGGGTAGTGCAAGTAATGGAAACAATTCAACTCGCCCTCGTAAGGAGAAGAGATTAACCTACGTGTTGAATGATTCTGATGACATAAAG CATTGTGCAGGCATAAATTGTCTGGCTCTACTTACGTCTGCGGCATCTGATGGGTCTGATTATCTCTTCACCGGCAGCCGTGATGGCAGGTTAAAACGATGGGCACTAGGTGTGGATAGAGCAACATGCTTGGCTACTTTTGAATCTCATGTCGATTGG GTTAATGATGCTGTTCTTGTTGGTGATAGTACACTTGTTTCTTGTTCTTCAGATACAACCCTTAAG ACATGGAATGCCTTGTCCTTTGGAACCTGCACTAGGACTCTCCGGCAACACTCTGACTATGTTACTTGCCTCACAGCAgcagaaaaaaat AACAATATTGTTGCCTCTGGTGGCCTTGGTGGGGAGGTTTTTATATGGGATATCGAGGCTGCCCTCGCTCCAGTCTCTAAGTGTAATGATGATACAGTTGATGAATCTTCAAATGGTATCAATGGTTCTGGCAACTTACTACCATTGACATCCTTGCGTACTATTAACTCAAGCGACAATATGTCTATGCACACCACTCAAACTCAGGGATACATTCCAATTGCTGCCAAAGGCCATAAAGATTCTGTTTATGCACTGGCTATGAATGAAAGTGGAACAATTCTTGTCTCTGGTGGCACAGAAAAG GTTGTGCGTGTCTGGGACACAAGATCAGGATCAAAGACTCTAAAGCTAAGAGGGCATACAGATAACATCAGGGCTCTGCTTCTGGATTCTAGTGGCAG ATATTGTTTATCAGGATCTTCAGACTCTATGATAAG GCTTTGGGATATAGGTCAGCAGAGATGTGTGCATTCTTATGCAGTTCATACAGATTCTGTTTGGGCACTCGCCAGCACCCCAGCATTTAGTCATGTTTATAGTGGCGGGAGAGACTTTTCA TTATACTTGACAGATTTGCAAACTAGAGAGAGTAGTTTGCTTTGCACAGGCGAGCACCCTATTCTTCAATTGGCTTTGCATGATGATAGCATATGGGTTGCAACAACAGACTCTTCAGTTCATAGATGGCCAGCTGAAGGATGCAACCCTCAAAAGATTTTCCTGAGAGGCAATTCTTTTTTAGCTGGAAACTTATCCTTTTCAAGAGCAAGAGTGTCACTAGAAGGATCTACTCCT GTTCCTGTATATAAAGAACCTACCTTAACTATCTTGGGTACACCTGCAATAGTACAGCATGAAGTCTTGAATAATAAGAGGCATGTGCTGACGAAG GATGTGTCTGGTTCTGTGAAGCTGTGGGAGATTACCAAAGGTGTTGTGATTGAAGATTATGGAAAG GTTTCATTTGAGGAGAAAAAGGAAGAGCTATTTGAGATG GTTAGCATTTCTGCATGGTTCACAGTGGATACCAGGCTTGGAAGCTTGTCAGTCCATTTGGACACTCCCCAATGTTTTTCAGCAGAGATGTATTCAGCTGATCTTAACATTGTAGGCAAGCCTGAAGATGATAAG GTTAATTTGGCTCGAGAAACCCTTAAAGGGCTACTGGCTCATTGGTTGAGAAAACGAAAGCAAAGAATGGGATCCCCAGCTCCAGCTAATGGAGAATTATTATCTGGAAAGGATATTTCTTCTAGAAGTAGTACCCATTCAAGAATTGAGGCTGATGGTAGTTCTGAGAATGATGCTATGGTTTATCCTCCATTTGAATTCTCAGTTACTTCCCCTCCTTCCATTATTACTGAGGGCTCTCATGGAGGtccatggagaaaaaaaattactgattTAGATGGAACCAAGGATGAGAAAGACTTTCCCTGGTGGTGTCTGGACTGCGTTTTGAATAATCGGTTACCTCCCAGAGAAAATACTAA ATGCAGTTTCTATTTGCAACCATGTGAAGGCTCTTCAGTCCAGATCCTCACACAAGGGAAGCTAAGTGCCCCACGTATTTTAAGAATTCACAAA GTTGTTAATTATGTAATAGAGAAGATGTTGCTTGACAAACCTTTGGATAGCTTAAGTGCTGAAGGTAGTATTGCCCCTGGTCTTACTGGGTCACAGTCACAGCATCAAGCAGTTGGGGATGGATCTTTTCGATCTGGATTTCAACCATCGCAAAAGCTTAAACCTTCTATTGAAATATTGTGCAACAACCAG GTGCTGTCTCCTGAAATGAGCTTAGCCACAGTGCGAGCTTATATATGGAAGAAATCAGATGACTTGGTTCTAAATTACAGACTAGTTCAAGGCAGTTGA
- the LOC114407672 gene encoding WD repeat-containing protein 48-like isoform X1: MSLNFVWIPRLAWNCCKNDVACSGNPLRSTKSFSAMHRVGSASNGNNSTRPRKEKRLTYVLNDSDDIKHCAGINCLALLTSAASDGSDYLFTGSRDGRLKRWALGVDRATCLATFESHVDWVNDAVLVGDSTLVSCSSDTTLKTWNALSFGTCTRTLRQHSDYVTCLTAAEKNNNIVASGGLGGEVFIWDIEAALAPVSKCNDDTVDESSNGINGSGNLLPLTSLRTINSSDNMSMHTTQTQGYIPIAAKGHKDSVYALAMNESGTILVSGGTEKVVRVWDTRSGSKTLKLRGHTDNIRALLLDSSGRYCLSGSSDSMIRLWDIGQQRCVHSYAVHTDSVWALASTPAFSHVYSGGRDFSLYLTDLQTRESSLLCTGEHPILQLALHDDSIWVATTDSSVHRWPAEGCNPQKIFLRGNSFLAGNLSFSRARVSLEGSTPVPVYKEPTLTILGTPAIVQHEVLNNKRHVLTKDVSGSVKLWEITKGVVIEDYGKVSFEEKKEELFEMVSISAWFTVDTRLGSLSVHLDTPQCFSAEMYSADLNIVGKPEDDKVNLARETLKGLLAHWLRKRKQRMGSPAPANGELLSGKDISSRSSTHSRIEADGSSENDAMVYPPFEFSVTSPPSIITEGSHGGPWRKKITDLDGTKDEKDFPWWCLDCVLNNRLPPRENTKCSFYLQPCEGSSVQILTQGKLSAPRILRIHKVVNYVIEKMLLDKPLDSLSAEGSIAPGLTGSQSQHQAVGDGSFRSGFQPSQKLKPSIEILCNNQVLSPEMSLATVRAYIWKKSDDLVLNYRLVQGS; this comes from the exons ATGAGTTTGAACTTCGTCTGGATTCCGAGGTTAGCATGGAATTGTTGCAAAAATGATGTAGCATGTTCTGGAAACCCGTTGAGAAGTACTAAATCAT TTTCTGCAATGCACCGCGTGGGTAGTGCAAGTAATGGAAACAATTCAACTCGCCCTCGTAAGGAGAAGAGATTAACCTACGTGTTGAATGATTCTGATGACATAAAG CATTGTGCAGGCATAAATTGTCTGGCTCTACTTACGTCTGCGGCATCTGATGGGTCTGATTATCTCTTCACCGGCAGCCGTGATGGCAGGTTAAAACGATGGGCACTAGGTGTGGATAGAGCAACATGCTTGGCTACTTTTGAATCTCATGTCGATTGG GTTAATGATGCTGTTCTTGTTGGTGATAGTACACTTGTTTCTTGTTCTTCAGATACAACCCTTAAG ACATGGAATGCCTTGTCCTTTGGAACCTGCACTAGGACTCTCCGGCAACACTCTGACTATGTTACTTGCCTCACAGCAgcagaaaaaaat AACAATATTGTTGCCTCTGGTGGCCTTGGTGGGGAGGTTTTTATATGGGATATCGAGGCTGCCCTCGCTCCAGTCTCTAAGTGTAATGATGATACAGTTGATGAATCTTCAAATGGTATCAATGGTTCTGGCAACTTACTACCATTGACATCCTTGCGTACTATTAACTCAAGCGACAATATGTCTATGCACACCACTCAAACTCAGGGATACATTCCAATTGCTGCCAAAGGCCATAAAGATTCTGTTTATGCACTGGCTATGAATGAAAGTGGAACAATTCTTGTCTCTGGTGGCACAGAAAAG GTTGTGCGTGTCTGGGACACAAGATCAGGATCAAAGACTCTAAAGCTAAGAGGGCATACAGATAACATCAGGGCTCTGCTTCTGGATTCTAGTGGCAG ATATTGTTTATCAGGATCTTCAGACTCTATGATAAG GCTTTGGGATATAGGTCAGCAGAGATGTGTGCATTCTTATGCAGTTCATACAGATTCTGTTTGGGCACTCGCCAGCACCCCAGCATTTAGTCATGTTTATAGTGGCGGGAGAGACTTTTCA TTATACTTGACAGATTTGCAAACTAGAGAGAGTAGTTTGCTTTGCACAGGCGAGCACCCTATTCTTCAATTGGCTTTGCATGATGATAGCATATGGGTTGCAACAACAGACTCTTCAGTTCATAGATGGCCAGCTGAAGGATGCAACCCTCAAAAGATTTTCCTGAGAGGCAATTCTTTTTTAGCTGGAAACTTATCCTTTTCAAGAGCAAGAGTGTCACTAGAAGGATCTACTCCT GTTCCTGTATATAAAGAACCTACCTTAACTATCTTGGGTACACCTGCAATAGTACAGCATGAAGTCTTGAATAATAAGAGGCATGTGCTGACGAAG GATGTGTCTGGTTCTGTGAAGCTGTGGGAGATTACCAAAGGTGTTGTGATTGAAGATTATGGAAAG GTTTCATTTGAGGAGAAAAAGGAAGAGCTATTTGAGATG GTTAGCATTTCTGCATGGTTCACAGTGGATACCAGGCTTGGAAGCTTGTCAGTCCATTTGGACACTCCCCAATGTTTTTCAGCAGAGATGTATTCAGCTGATCTTAACATTGTAGGCAAGCCTGAAGATGATAAG GTTAATTTGGCTCGAGAAACCCTTAAAGGGCTACTGGCTCATTGGTTGAGAAAACGAAAGCAAAGAATGGGATCCCCAGCTCCAGCTAATGGAGAATTATTATCTGGAAAGGATATTTCTTCTAGAAGTAGTACCCATTCAAGAATTGAGGCTGATGGTAGTTCTGAGAATGATGCTATGGTTTATCCTCCATTTGAATTCTCAGTTACTTCCCCTCCTTCCATTATTACTGAGGGCTCTCATGGAGGtccatggagaaaaaaaattactgattTAGATGGAACCAAGGATGAGAAAGACTTTCCCTGGTGGTGTCTGGACTGCGTTTTGAATAATCGGTTACCTCCCAGAGAAAATACTAA ATGCAGTTTCTATTTGCAACCATGTGAAGGCTCTTCAGTCCAGATCCTCACACAAGGGAAGCTAAGTGCCCCACGTATTTTAAGAATTCACAAA GTTGTTAATTATGTAATAGAGAAGATGTTGCTTGACAAACCTTTGGATAGCTTAAGTGCTGAAGGTAGTATTGCCCCTGGTCTTACTGGGTCACAGTCACAGCATCAAGCAGTTGGGGATGGATCTTTTCGATCTGGATTTCAACCATCGCAAAAGCTTAAACCTTCTATTGAAATATTGTGCAACAACCAG GTGCTGTCTCCTGAAATGAGCTTAGCCACAGTGCGAGCTTATATATGGAAGAAATCAGATGACTTGGTTCTAAATTACAGACTAGTTCAAGGCAGTTGA
- the LOC114407674 gene encoding benzyl alcohol O-benzoyltransferase-like: MASSSPSPSPSPMFTVRRLQPELVAPAIPTPHELKPLSDIDDQEGLRFHIPMIQVYRNQPSMAEKDPVQVIRKALAKTLVFYYPFAGRLRERPDHKLMVDCTGEGVLFIEADADVTLDQLGDALQPPFPCFEQLLYNVPDSEEITDTPLLLIQVTRLKCGGFIQALRLNHTMSDAAGLVQFLNAWAEMAGGAKSPSIAPVWRRELLMARDPPRITCKHHEYMEFVDTEIEEGSLTLHDDDMVLRSFFFGPSQIASLRRLVPHYCATFDLITACLWRCHTKALKIDADKDVRMMVAVNARAKFNPPLPVGYYGNAIAYPAAVTTAGKLCGNPFGYAVELINKVKGKATQEYMHSVADLLAIKGRYIPRMVRSLTVSDLRGFDPRQIDFGWGHALYAGPAQGGLGPFPGVTFITPFKNAKGEDGLVLPIWLPTEAMNRFSKELDGMFGFICSSL, from the exons ATGGCCTcatcatctccctctccctctccctctccaaTGTTCACAGTGCGAAGGTTGCAACCCGAGTTGGTGGCTCCTGCCATCCCCACTCCCCATGAACTTAAACCATTATCCGACATAGATGATCAAGAAGGTCTTCGTTTCCACATTCCTATGATACAAGTTTATCGTAACCAACCATCAATGGCAGAGAAAGACCCAGTTCAAGTGATTCGGAAAGCACTGGCAAAAACACTTGTGTTCTATTACCCTTTTGCGGGTAGGCTTAGGGAGAGGCCTGACCACAAGTTAATGGTGGATTGTACTGGAGAGGGCGTCTTGTTCATTGAGGCTGATGCTGACGTAACACTTGATCAGCTTGGTGATGCTCTCCAACCTCCATTCCCATGCTTCGAACAACTGCTATATAATGTTCCAGACTCTGAAGAAATTACTGACACTCCCCTTCTACTCATACAG GTGACACGACTCAAGTGTGGTGGTTTCATCCAGGCCCTCCGCTTGAACCACACCATGAGCGATGCAGCTGGTCTTGTACAATTCTTGAACGCATGGGCTGAAATGGCTGGAGGTGCAAAGAGTCCTTCCATTGCACCCGTGTGGCGTAGGGAGCTTCTAATGGCAAGAGATCCTCCTCGCATCACATGCAAGCATCACGAATACATGGAATTCGTAGACACCGAGATCGAGGAAGGAAGCCTTACTTTGCATGATGACGACATGGTTCTTCGATCATTCTTCTTTGGACCTTCCCAAATAGCTTCCCTTCGTCGCTTGGTTCCCCATTACTGTGCCACGTTTGATCTCATCACAGCATGCTTATGGCGTTGTCACACAAAAGCATTGAAGATAGATGCAGATAAGGATGTTCGAATGATGGTCGCCGTCAACGCACGTGCTAAGTTCAATCCTCCTTTACCTGTTGGTTATTACGGTAATGCCATTGCATACCCAGCAGCAGTCACCACAGCAGGGAAGCTTTGTGGAAATCCATTTGGGTATGCTGTggaattaataaataaagtgaAAGGTAAGGCCACACAAGAGTATATGCATTCTGTGGCAGATCTATTGGCTATTAAGGGACGATACATACCAAGAATGGTGAGGTCTCTTACTGTGTCAGATTTGAGAGGTTTTGATCCCAGACAAATTGATTTTGGGTGGGGCCATGCTCTCTATGCTGGACCAGCTCAAGGAGGCCTTGGACCCTTTCCAGGAGTAACGTTTATCACTCCTTTTAAGAATGCAAAAGGAGAAGATGGTTTAGTATTGCCGATTTGGTTGCCCACAGAGGCTATGAATAGGTTTTCCAAAGAGTTGGATGGCATGTTTGGTTTCATTTGTAGCTCATTATGA